The Pongo abelii isolate AG06213 chromosome 11, NHGRI_mPonAbe1-v2.0_pri, whole genome shotgun sequence genome includes a window with the following:
- the METTL21A gene encoding protein N-lysine methyltransferase METTL21A isoform X6 — MALVPYEETTEFGLQKFHKPLKTFSFANHTIQIRQDWRHLGVAAVVWDAAIVLSTYLEMGAVELRGRSAVELGAGTGLVGIVAALLALKSSMKPLLVHCLLFFSGGGI; from the exons ATGGCCCTCGTGCCCTATGAGGAGACCACGGAATTTGGGTTGCAGAAATTCCACAAGCCTCTTAAAACTTTTTCCTTTGCAAACCACACGATCCAGATCCGGCAGGACTGGAGACACCTGGGAGTCGCAGCAGTGGTTTGGGATGCG GCCATCGTTCTTTCCACGTATCTGGAGATGGGAGCTGTGGAGCTCAGGGGCCGCTCTGCCGTGGAGCTGGGTGCTGGCACGGGGCTGGTGGGCATAGTGGCTGCCCTGCTGG CACTTAAGTCATCGATGAAGCCCTTGCTGGTACACtgccttttattcttttcag
- the METTL21A gene encoding protein N-lysine methyltransferase METTL21A isoform X8: MALVPYEETTEFGLQKFHKPLKTFSFANHTIQIRQDWRHLGVAAVVWDAAIVLSTYLEMGAVELRGRSAVELGAGTGLVGIVAALLGGGI; the protein is encoded by the exons ATGGCCCTCGTGCCCTATGAGGAGACCACGGAATTTGGGTTGCAGAAATTCCACAAGCCTCTTAAAACTTTTTCCTTTGCAAACCACACGATCCAGATCCGGCAGGACTGGAGACACCTGGGAGTCGCAGCAGTGGTTTGGGATGCG GCCATCGTTCTTTCCACGTATCTGGAGATGGGAGCTGTGGAGCTCAGGGGCCGCTCTGCCGTGGAGCTGGGTGCTGGCACGGGGCTGGTGGGCATAGTGGCTGCCCTGCTGG